The following proteins come from a genomic window of Lolium rigidum isolate FL_2022 chromosome 5, APGP_CSIRO_Lrig_0.1, whole genome shotgun sequence:
- the LOC124657952 gene encoding uncharacterized protein LOC124657952: MGLEETQKRLLSLSHQNLQSFCKQYNLPANKTHSQLASSLAVLLEKEKLNPGPEREKIGSTQASPVASSPATPSAALPNNKEAPRCGEDNHKRGTYSDRDDADRPHAKHQKVSKKQADAALTSGTRTSLPPVSVNNGKVDCFSSCSGQGIAHNVNSQTADGIATSSTALELKTGNHVSAAPVNDTISFIASHPVPNGVVSESRSHKKVGGSGIEKGSGSSNDIPAKKNSPFHLFVMSDEGIDLFCDLDSTPGDWIDSFKGGVSIPPSIRHTETEMLSNSISSLRSKNDQNANSSSDNIIMNVENKGPESIAARTNSSLGSTDCENSRSRFCPPDRTVNSSSSTSTLPGTLGETSGSQEGVPVVHSSCLTSDVQNNMSLDMMAAALGNNMLPQQSVDVSALSGRGHAPLPYDSVQPTKEDMLGPGKTKVCVKTGCTQDVVVISDSDEDSSPPFVDKQEMPGATSGVKLTRNSDTNEVLTESVPIEAVPMEEDNSHGDTLSIDQIAKQTVAGLPATDAQSAASSADRGVAGNFNLADPAPSSVASDDAITPLASKHGAEAANSQASEGLPSVRTRNILFSLRSAAARRTRSSTVPRQTRSSTVPRQTRSTTVPRRSPRLVPQ, encoded by the exons ATGGGGTTGGAGGAAACACAAAAACGTCTCCTCAGCCTTAGTCACCAGAACCTGCAATCGTTCTGCAAGCAGTATAACCTTCCTGCCAACAAGACCCACTCTCAGTTAGCTTCCTCGCTCGCCGTGCTTCTCGAG AAGGAAAAACTTAATCCAGGACCTGAAAGGGAAAAAATCGGTTCTACACAGGCTTCTCCTGTTGCGTCTTCTCCTGCTACGCCTTCTGCCGCATTACCAAATAACAAAGAAGCACCCAGAT GTGGGGAGGATAACCACAAAAGAGGCACGTACAGTGACAGAGATGATGCTGATAGGCCGCATGCGAAGCATCAAAAGGTGTCTAAGAAACAAGCGGATGCAGCATTGACAAGT GGCACCAGAACGAGTCTTCCTCCTGTTTCTGTTAACAATGGAAAAGTAGACTGTTTTAGTTCATGTTCTGGACAAGGGATTGCTCATAATGTGAATTCTCAAACTGCTGATGGTATTGCAACTAGCTCAACAGCTCTAGAGCTTAAAACTGGAAATCATGTGTCAGCTGCTCCTGTAAATGATACAATTTCTTTTATAGCAAGTCATCCTGTCCCTAATGGGGTGGTGTCAGAGTCTCGGAGCCATAAGAAAGTTGGTGGAAGTGGTATAGAGAAGGGCAGTGGCTCGTCTAATGATATCCCGGCAAAGAAGAATTCTCCTTTTCATCTTTTTGTGATGTCAGATGAGGGGATTGATCTATTTTGTGATCTTGATTCCACTCCAGGAGATTGGATTGATAGCTTCAAGGGGGGAGTGAGCATCCCTCCAAGTATACGTCACACTGAAACTGAGATGCTCTCTAACTCTATTAGCAGTCTTCGGAGTAAGAATGATCAGAACGCAAATTCGTCATCGGATAATATCATTATGAACGTAGAAAACAAGGGACCTGAGAGCATTGCTGCTCGAACCAATTCATCACTAGGTTCAACTGATTGTGAGAACTCTCGCTCTAGGTTCTGTCCACCTGATAGAACTGTAAACTCAAGTTCATCTACATCCACACTGCCTGGTACTCTTGGTGAAACTTCTGGATCTCAAGAGGGAGTTCCAGTGGTACATTCTTCATGCTTAACATCTGATGTTCAGAACAACATGTCACTTGATATGATGGCTGCTGCTTTAGGTAATAACATGCTTCCTCAACAATCTGTTGATGTCTCAGCATTGTCTGGAAGAGGCCATGCACCCCTGCCCTATGATTCCGTACAGCCAACTAAAGAAGACATGTTGGGTCCTGGTAAAACCAAAGTTTGTGTCAAGACTGGCTGCACTCAGGATGTTGTGGTTATAAGCGATTCTGATGAAGACTCGTCTCCGCCATTTGTGGACAAACAGGAAATGCCAGGTGCTACTTCAGGGGTTAAGCTTACCCGCAACAGTGATACAAATGAAGTCCTAACGGAAAGTGTACCAATTGAAGCAGTGCCGATGGAAGAAGATAATAGTCACGGTGACACTTTGTCAATTGATCAAATAGCCAAGCAGACAGTAGCTGGACTACCTGCCACAGATGCCCAGTCAGCTGCTAGTTCTGCAGACCGTGGCGTTGCTGGAAACTTCAACCTTGCAGACCCGGCACCATCATCTGTTGCTTCG GACGATGCTATTACTCCCCTGGCCTCAAAGCATGGCGCAGA GGCAGCTAATAGTCAAGCTTCTGAGGGGTTACCGAGCGTGCGTACGAGAAATATACTATTTAGCTTAAGAAGTGCTGCTGCTAGGCGGACCAGGTCTTCTACAGTGCCTAGGCAAACCAGGTCTTCTACAGTGCCTAGGCAGACCAGGTCTACTACAGTGCCCAGACGGTCACCAAGGCTTGTCCCACAG TGA